A portion of the Streptomyces showdoensis genome contains these proteins:
- a CDS encoding DUF4241 domain-containing protein, protein MVVEVGYARAWDLETRRPWRPMSAEEARERDASGLPYVAVYRVAGRAAPLEVRLVCWRDHYVGLWVYDARGRRTHEVDMRLLDDPARLLCRCTVAWRYTGPEMPEFDASCPRVTVELFPDGKGRRTEEREGGRGGSSVTVPRVRDDERWTERPAFGEWPLLSARVHGLTEPLVFEVGEAADGGGGPAPAGCWRPPRPARPGPVGELFRPGVRVTDGYHPEMTVVEPRRIGTLCVPSGLLAVSGPDIGHGDGPHITVPLPPGEYVLEEAQVRHSYPCAWEGKEVTRTDTTAVRVRVGEAPVATWEMARRLDDDPRLLRENEIFGFDTDGATGCFADAGAWEPLLALFEKGLIHGDPDPDPSVYEDFDDAMFLLRARDRASGGELAAFATTGDGTFPVWVGRSDGGEVVGVVVLVGGMPELLPEG, encoded by the coding sequence ATGGTGGTCGAGGTGGGGTACGCGCGGGCGTGGGACCTGGAGACCCGCAGACCCTGGCGGCCGATGTCGGCGGAGGAGGCCCGCGAGCGGGATGCCTCCGGGCTTCCGTACGTGGCGGTGTACCGGGTGGCGGGCCGGGCTGCCCCGCTGGAGGTCCGGCTCGTCTGCTGGCGGGACCACTACGTCGGGCTCTGGGTCTACGACGCCCGGGGCCGTCGCACCCACGAGGTGGACATGCGACTGCTGGACGACCCTGCACGGCTGTTGTGCCGGTGCACCGTCGCCTGGAGGTACACCGGCCCCGAGATGCCGGAGTTCGACGCCTCGTGTCCGCGCGTCACCGTGGAGCTCTTCCCGGACGGGAAGGGCCGGCGGACGGAGGAACGCGAGGGCGGGCGCGGCGGTTCCTCCGTGACCGTGCCCAGGGTGCGCGACGACGAGCGCTGGACGGAACGGCCCGCCTTCGGGGAATGGCCGCTGCTCTCGGCCCGGGTCCACGGGCTGACGGAACCGCTGGTCTTCGAGGTAGGCGAGGCGGCCGACGGCGGTGGCGGCCCCGCGCCGGCCGGCTGCTGGCGCCCTCCCCGCCCCGCGCGGCCCGGGCCCGTCGGCGAGCTGTTCCGGCCCGGGGTCCGCGTGACCGACGGCTACCACCCGGAGATGACCGTCGTCGAGCCCAGGCGCATCGGCACGCTGTGCGTGCCGAGCGGGCTGCTGGCCGTCTCGGGGCCGGACATCGGTCACGGAGACGGGCCGCACATCACAGTGCCGCTGCCGCCCGGGGAGTACGTGCTGGAGGAGGCGCAGGTCCGCCACAGCTACCCCTGCGCATGGGAGGGGAAGGAGGTCACGCGTACGGACACCACGGCCGTGCGCGTGCGCGTCGGCGAGGCCCCCGTCGCGACCTGGGAGATGGCCCGGCGCCTCGACGACGACCCCCGTCTGCTCCGCGAGAACGAGATCTTCGGCTTCGACACCGACGGCGCTACGGGCTGCTTCGCCGACGCCGGCGCCTGGGAGCCGCTCCTCGCGCTGTTCGAGAAGGGCCTGATCCACGGAGACCCGGACCCGGACCCGTCCGTGTACGAGGACTTCGACGACGCCATGTTCCTCCTGCGCGCCCGGGACCGGGCCTCCGGCGGCGAGCTGGCGGCCTTCGCGACGACCGGGGACGGGACCTTTCCCGTCTGGGTCGGCCGCTCCGACGGCGGCGAGGTGGTGGGGGTCGTGGTCCTGGTGGGAGGCATGCCCGAGCTGCTCCCGGAGGGTTAG
- a CDS encoding DUF6229 family protein — MPVMSTTRTDDIVTAWLQGAETAFGADNPAGPLYVGGAAGEAALTDGTEALLTGCSSCTGSWHSYCC; from the coding sequence ATGCCTGTCATGTCCACGACGCGTACGGACGACATCGTCACCGCCTGGCTCCAGGGCGCCGAGACGGCCTTCGGCGCCGACAACCCGGCCGGCCCGCTCTACGTCGGCGGCGCCGCCGGCGAGGCCGCGCTCACCGACGGCACCGAGGCCCTGCTGACGGGGTGCAGCAGCTGTACCGGCTCCTGGCACAGCTACTGCTGCTGA
- a CDS encoding type 2 lanthipeptide synthetase LanM family protein: MPQITGLAAGEREVLRAATRDALRRTLQLRLNRVLLLELRAASLAGELPGADPAARWDAFLARACGPGFGEALRRRYPALHPRALASGRLLVEGAVELGRRFAADRQAVSELLGADPGPLRGLELARGDTHHGGRAVARLAFEDTAVMYKPRPVEVDAALRAFVEAVPGAGDLGVPRVVVRDGYGWAEFTGHRYCRDEAELARFYRGLGGWLAVMRLLGGTDLHAENLVAHGPVPVVVDAEALFTPDVDVEPSGRGDAVDRAARTIRTTVLRTGILPLRTDGYALAGVDLSAAGGLPGQQPRIRVPVIADGGLDSARLEVDEVELPPAGNHPSPEPVLIRHWDRVLAGFDTVTAALAELDARGELGRLVGGFDGCRVRRIRRPTQTYTDIGRMLWHPASLHDPDAARARARDILHRNALAAPGAPREPAVIDLEIADLLVGDVPVFDTEVDAEVSSAFLAGWRDADLARERDTIRSALVGAYLNERRLPGRVRTPARSPHAEDLDRRRRALAAEAVGTVCAAAVRGTDATATWISPVLTDYGWAIRPLGADLYTGQGGVAVALAAYLREQRAGRADRVHGVESVLAGALEVLAATEDTTPTRQLGGFTGIASQVWTWAALHRLLGTPGLLDRARARAALLTPEVLAEDRALDVLSGAAGVPVPLLDLAELTGESRWLDIAAEAGRQLERTAVVNDRGARWSTVMFPEGIGGFAHGATGAGWALTRLGLSAAGSRADRRRWLELGSLAHDFEESLYEPEAAAWADARIGGDVDHPTAWCHGSTGIGLAAIDLHARTGDPRHLRTALRSGPAGLREGFGWSHTLCHGDLGLSELLHRLRALDGHEGPSAAQADGELLTGIEQRGPVGGLAKEAFTPGLMPGLSGVVHHLLGMHPDARLGSPLLLALPEGPDPGP, encoded by the coding sequence GTGCCGCAGATCACCGGGCTGGCGGCCGGCGAGCGCGAGGTGCTGCGCGCGGCGACGCGCGACGCGCTGCGCCGTACCCTCCAGCTCCGGCTCAACCGCGTACTCCTCCTGGAACTGCGGGCCGCCTCCCTGGCCGGCGAACTGCCGGGCGCCGACCCGGCGGCACGCTGGGACGCCTTCCTCGCGCGCGCCTGCGGCCCCGGCTTCGGCGAGGCGCTGCGCCGGCGGTACCCGGCGCTCCATCCACGGGCCCTCGCCTCCGGACGGCTGCTGGTCGAAGGGGCCGTGGAGCTGGGGCGCCGGTTCGCCGCGGACCGCCAGGCCGTCAGCGAGTTGCTCGGCGCCGATCCGGGGCCGTTGCGCGGTCTGGAGCTCGCCCGCGGGGACACCCACCACGGCGGACGGGCCGTGGCCCGGCTGGCCTTCGAGGACACCGCCGTCATGTACAAGCCGCGGCCCGTGGAGGTGGACGCCGCCCTCCGCGCCTTCGTCGAGGCCGTCCCCGGCGCCGGGGACCTGGGTGTGCCCAGGGTCGTGGTCCGGGACGGCTACGGCTGGGCCGAGTTCACCGGGCACCGCTACTGCCGGGACGAGGCCGAGCTGGCCCGGTTCTACCGCGGCCTGGGCGGCTGGCTGGCGGTGATGCGCCTGCTCGGCGGGACCGACCTGCACGCCGAGAACCTGGTGGCCCACGGCCCGGTGCCCGTCGTGGTCGACGCCGAGGCCCTGTTCACCCCGGACGTGGACGTCGAGCCGAGCGGGCGCGGCGACGCCGTCGACCGGGCCGCCCGCACGATCCGCACCACCGTGCTGCGGACCGGCATCCTCCCCCTGCGCACCGACGGCTACGCCCTGGCCGGGGTGGACCTCTCGGCGGCCGGCGGCCTGCCCGGGCAGCAGCCGCGCATCCGCGTCCCCGTCATCGCCGACGGAGGGCTGGACAGCGCGCGCCTGGAGGTCGACGAGGTGGAGCTGCCGCCGGCCGGCAACCACCCCAGCCCCGAGCCCGTACTGATCCGCCACTGGGACCGGGTGCTGGCGGGCTTCGACACGGTCACCGCAGCCCTGGCCGAGCTCGACGCGAGGGGTGAACTCGGGCGGCTCGTCGGCGGGTTCGACGGCTGCCGGGTGCGCCGGATCCGCCGGCCCACCCAGACGTACACGGACATCGGCCGGATGCTCTGGCACCCCGCCTCGCTGCACGACCCCGACGCCGCCCGGGCGCGGGCCCGGGACATCCTCCACCGCAACGCCCTCGCCGCGCCGGGCGCGCCCCGCGAGCCGGCGGTGATCGACCTGGAGATCGCGGACCTCCTGGTCGGAGACGTCCCCGTGTTCGACACCGAGGTGGACGCGGAGGTGTCGTCCGCCTTCCTCGCGGGGTGGCGGGACGCGGACCTCGCACGCGAGCGGGACACCATCCGCAGCGCACTCGTCGGCGCCTACCTGAACGAGCGCCGCCTTCCCGGACGGGTGCGGACGCCCGCCCGCTCCCCCCACGCCGAGGACCTGGACCGGCGCCGCCGCGCCCTGGCGGCCGAAGCGGTGGGGACCGTCTGCGCGGCCGCCGTGCGCGGCACCGACGCCACCGCGACCTGGATCAGTCCCGTGCTCACCGACTACGGCTGGGCGATCCGCCCGCTCGGCGCGGACCTCTACACCGGGCAGGGCGGTGTCGCCGTCGCGCTCGCCGCGTACCTGCGGGAGCAGCGCGCCGGCCGGGCGGACCGGGTGCACGGCGTCGAGTCCGTCCTGGCCGGCGCCCTGGAGGTGCTGGCCGCCACGGAGGACACGACGCCGACCCGTCAGCTCGGCGGCTTCACCGGCATCGCCTCCCAGGTGTGGACCTGGGCCGCGCTGCACCGCCTCCTCGGGACGCCCGGGCTGCTGGACCGGGCCCGCGCCAGAGCCGCGCTGCTGACTCCGGAGGTCCTGGCCGAGGACCGGGCGCTGGACGTGCTCAGCGGCGCGGCCGGCGTCCCCGTACCGCTCCTCGATCTCGCCGAACTCACGGGCGAGTCGAGGTGGTTGGACATCGCCGCGGAGGCCGGCCGGCAGCTGGAACGGACGGCCGTCGTGAACGACCGCGGGGCGCGGTGGTCCACCGTGATGTTCCCCGAGGGCATCGGCGGGTTCGCCCACGGCGCCACCGGGGCAGGGTGGGCGCTGACCCGGCTCGGCCTCTCCGCGGCCGGGAGCCGGGCCGACCGGAGGCGATGGCTGGAACTCGGCTCCCTGGCCCATGACTTCGAGGAGTCGCTGTACGAGCCCGAGGCGGCCGCCTGGGCCGACGCGCGGATCGGCGGGGACGTGGACCATCCCACCGCCTGGTGCCACGGGAGCACGGGCATCGGGCTGGCCGCGATCGACCTCCACGCCCGCACGGGCGATCCGCGCCACCTGCGCACGGCGCTCCGCTCGGGCCCGGCGGGCCTCCGCGAGGGCTTCGGCTGGAGCCACACCCTGTGCCACGGCGACCTCGGCCTGTCGGAACTCCTGCACCGCCTGCGCGCCCTCGACGGGCACGAGGGGCCGTCGGCAGCGCAGGCGGACGGCGAACTGCTCACCGGAATCGAACAGCGGGGCCCGGTCGGCGGTCTCGCCAAGGAGGCGTTCACCCCCGGTCTGATGCCCGGCCTGTCCGGGGTGGTGCACCATCTGCTCGGCATGCACCCGGACGCCCGGCTGGGTTCGCCCCTGCTGCTCGCCCTTCCGGAGGGGCCGGATCCCGGTCCGTAA
- a CDS encoding xanthine dehydrogenase small subunit: protein MVEARITVNGEETPLAPAPPHTTVLDFLRERGLTGTKEGCAEGECGACSVLVARPGVDKPTDWVAVNACLVPAAALDGQELVTSEGLATPGAPGTPSTLHPVQEEMAVRGGSQCGYCTPGFVCSMAAEYYRPGRRALAGPGSPAGSGDDTGSDAGTGPGTACDAEHGPNGFDLHALSGNLCRCTGYRPIRDAAFAVGAPADDDPLARRRDEAPPAPVATSYAQGGGVFVRKETLAETLRLLRERPDAVVVAGSTDWGVEVNIRSRRADCVVAVDRLPELRELRFGPEVLELGAALTLTEIERRLGGRVPLLAELFPQFASRLIRNGATLGGNLGTGSPIGDSAPVLLALDASLVLADADGEREVPLAAYFTGYRQSVRRPGELIRAVRVPLPLSPVTAFHKIAKRRFDDISSVAVAFALDVEDGIVRTARIGLGGVAATPIRALATEAALEGRPWTAETVEAAAPVLREEGTPMDDHRASAAYRSAMLGQSLLKLYARTTEAVSS, encoded by the coding sequence GTGGTAGAGGCTCGCATCACCGTCAACGGGGAAGAGACACCCCTCGCTCCGGCGCCGCCGCACACCACGGTGCTGGACTTCCTGCGCGAGCGCGGCCTGACCGGCACCAAGGAGGGCTGCGCCGAGGGCGAGTGCGGTGCCTGTTCCGTGCTGGTGGCCCGCCCGGGAGTGGACAAGCCCACCGACTGGGTGGCGGTCAACGCCTGCCTCGTCCCGGCGGCGGCCCTCGACGGCCAGGAACTCGTCACCTCCGAAGGCCTCGCCACCCCCGGGGCCCCCGGTACCCCGTCCACCCTGCACCCCGTCCAGGAGGAGATGGCGGTCCGCGGCGGTTCCCAGTGCGGCTACTGCACCCCGGGGTTCGTCTGCAGCATGGCCGCCGAGTACTACCGGCCCGGCCGCCGCGCCCTCGCCGGCCCCGGCTCCCCCGCCGGCAGCGGGGACGACACCGGCTCGGACGCCGGCACCGGCCCCGGCACCGCCTGCGACGCCGAGCACGGCCCGAACGGCTTCGACCTGCACGCGCTGAGCGGCAACCTGTGCCGCTGCACGGGGTACCGGCCCATCCGCGACGCCGCCTTCGCCGTCGGGGCGCCCGCCGACGACGACCCCCTCGCCCGGCGCCGCGACGAGGCTCCGCCCGCGCCGGTGGCCACCTCGTACGCCCAGGGCGGCGGCGTGTTCGTCCGCAAGGAGACCCTGGCCGAGACACTGCGGCTGCTGCGCGAGCGGCCCGACGCGGTGGTGGTCGCCGGCTCAACGGACTGGGGTGTGGAGGTCAACATCCGCTCCCGGCGCGCCGATTGCGTGGTCGCCGTCGACCGTCTCCCCGAGCTGCGCGAACTGCGCTTCGGGCCGGAGGTCCTGGAACTCGGGGCGGCGCTGACCCTCACCGAGATCGAACGGCGTCTGGGCGGCCGGGTGCCGCTGCTGGCCGAGCTCTTCCCGCAGTTCGCGTCCCGGCTCATCCGCAACGGGGCCACCCTCGGCGGCAACCTGGGCACCGGCTCCCCCATCGGTGACAGCGCGCCGGTGCTGCTCGCGCTCGACGCCTCCCTGGTGCTCGCCGACGCCGACGGGGAGCGCGAGGTGCCCCTCGCCGCGTACTTCACCGGCTACCGGCAGAGCGTGCGCCGGCCGGGCGAGCTGATCCGTGCCGTCCGCGTGCCGTTGCCGCTGTCGCCGGTCACCGCCTTCCACAAGATCGCCAAGCGGCGGTTCGACGACATCTCCAGCGTGGCCGTCGCCTTCGCGCTCGACGTCGAGGACGGGATCGTCCGCACGGCGCGGATCGGACTCGGCGGCGTCGCCGCCACCCCGATCCGGGCGCTGGCGACCGAGGCGGCCCTGGAGGGCCGGCCGTGGACCGCGGAGACCGTCGAGGCCGCCGCGCCGGTGCTGCGGGAGGAGGGCACGCCGATGGACGACCACCGGGCCAGTGCCGCCTACCGCTCCGCGATGCTGGGCCAGAGCCTGTTGAAGCTGTACGCGCGAACCACCGAGGCGGTGTCGTCATGA
- the xdhB gene encoding xanthine dehydrogenase molybdopterin binding subunit translates to MSQLSERPEKPVVGLSLPHESATPHVTGTALYTDDLIHRTKDVLHAYPVQVMKAHGRITALRTAPALAVPGVVRVLTGADVPGVNDAGMKHDEPLFPDEVMFHGHAVAWVLGETLEAARLGAAAVEVDLDERPSLITLAEAIAAESFHGARPVMETGDLDAGFADSAHVFTGELQFSDQEHFYLETHAALALIDEAGQVFVQSSTQHPSETQEIVAHVLGLHSHEVTVQCLRMGGGFGGKEMQPHGFAAVAALGARLTGRPVRVRLNRTQDLTMSGKRHGFHASWRIGFDAEGRIQALDATLTADGGWSLDLSEPVVARALCHIDNTYWLPNARVTGRIARTNKVSNTAFRGFGGPQGMLVIEDIMGRCAPLLGLDPTELRERNFYRPGQCTPYGQPVVRPERISAVWEQVKENGAVADRQREIAAFNAAHPHTKRALALTALKFGISFNLTAFNQGGALVLIYKDGSVLINHGGTEMGQGLHTKMLQVAATTLGIPLHKVRLAPTRTDKVPNTSATAASAGTDLNGAAVKNACEQLRERLLQVAATRLGTSAADVRIVEGVARGLGGDAELGWDELVRTAYMQRVQLSAAGFYRTEGLHWDPKSFQGTPFKYFAHGAAAAEVEVDGFTGAYRIRRVDIVHDVGDSLSPMIDIGQIEGGFVQGAGWLTLEDLRWDAGDGPNRGRLLTQAASTYKLPSFSEMPEEFHVALLQNAAEEGAVYGSKAVGEPPLMLAFCVREALRQAAAAFGPDGTGVELASPATPEAVYWAVQAARGGAGQRVGFGAGSGAGHGTRAGAEALSGA, encoded by the coding sequence ATGAGCCAGTTGTCCGAACGCCCCGAGAAGCCCGTCGTCGGCCTCTCCCTGCCGCACGAGAGCGCGACCCCGCACGTCACCGGGACCGCCCTCTACACCGACGACCTGATCCACCGCACCAAGGACGTCCTGCACGCCTACCCGGTGCAGGTCATGAAGGCCCACGGCCGGATCACCGCGCTGCGCACCGCGCCGGCGCTCGCCGTGCCCGGGGTGGTGCGCGTCCTGACCGGCGCCGACGTGCCCGGTGTCAACGACGCCGGGATGAAGCACGACGAACCCCTCTTCCCCGACGAGGTCATGTTCCACGGGCACGCGGTCGCCTGGGTGCTCGGCGAGACGCTGGAGGCGGCCCGGCTCGGCGCCGCGGCCGTCGAGGTCGACCTCGACGAACGGCCCTCCCTGATCACCCTCGCCGAGGCCATCGCGGCGGAGAGCTTCCACGGCGCCCGGCCCGTGATGGAGACCGGCGACCTGGACGCCGGATTCGCCGACTCGGCACACGTCTTCACCGGCGAGCTGCAGTTCTCCGACCAGGAACACTTCTACCTGGAGACGCACGCGGCGCTCGCCCTGATCGACGAGGCCGGCCAGGTCTTCGTCCAGAGCAGCACCCAGCACCCCTCCGAGACCCAGGAGATCGTCGCGCACGTCCTCGGCCTGCACAGTCACGAGGTGACGGTCCAGTGCCTGCGCATGGGCGGCGGCTTCGGCGGCAAGGAGATGCAGCCGCACGGATTCGCGGCCGTCGCCGCGCTCGGCGCCCGGCTGACCGGCCGGCCCGTCCGGGTCCGGCTCAACCGCACCCAGGACCTGACGATGTCCGGCAAGCGGCACGGCTTCCACGCCTCCTGGAGGATCGGCTTCGACGCCGAGGGCCGCATCCAGGCGCTCGACGCGACGCTCACCGCGGACGGCGGCTGGAGCCTGGACCTGTCCGAACCGGTGGTGGCCCGCGCCCTGTGCCACATCGACAACACGTACTGGCTCCCGAACGCCCGCGTCACGGGCCGGATCGCCCGGACCAACAAGGTCTCCAACACGGCCTTCCGCGGATTCGGCGGCCCCCAGGGCATGCTGGTGATCGAGGACATCATGGGCCGGTGCGCGCCGCTGCTCGGGCTGGACCCGACCGAGCTGCGGGAGCGCAACTTCTACCGGCCGGGCCAGTGCACGCCGTACGGGCAGCCGGTCGTCCGGCCGGAACGGATCTCCGCCGTCTGGGAGCAGGTCAAGGAGAACGGCGCCGTCGCGGACCGGCAGCGGGAGATCGCCGCCTTCAACGCCGCCCACCCGCACACGAAGCGGGCCCTCGCGCTCACCGCCCTCAAGTTCGGCATCTCCTTCAACCTCACCGCCTTCAACCAGGGCGGCGCGCTGGTGCTGATCTACAAGGACGGGTCCGTCCTGATCAACCACGGCGGCACCGAGATGGGCCAGGGCCTGCACACCAAGATGCTCCAGGTGGCGGCCACGACGCTCGGCATCCCGCTGCACAAGGTGCGCCTCGCGCCGACCCGCACCGACAAGGTGCCCAACACCTCCGCGACCGCCGCCAGCGCGGGAACGGACCTCAACGGGGCGGCGGTGAAGAACGCCTGCGAGCAACTGCGCGAGCGGCTGCTCCAGGTGGCCGCGACGCGGCTCGGGACCAGCGCGGCGGACGTCCGCATCGTCGAGGGCGTCGCGCGCGGCCTGGGCGGCGACGCGGAGCTCGGCTGGGACGAGCTGGTGCGGACCGCGTACATGCAGCGCGTCCAGCTGTCGGCGGCCGGTTTCTACCGCACCGAGGGGCTGCACTGGGACCCGAAGTCGTTCCAGGGCACTCCGTTCAAGTACTTCGCGCACGGCGCCGCCGCGGCCGAGGTGGAGGTGGACGGCTTCACCGGCGCGTACCGGATCCGGCGGGTGGACATCGTGCACGACGTCGGCGACAGCCTCTCCCCGATGATCGACATCGGCCAGATCGAGGGCGGCTTCGTGCAGGGCGCGGGCTGGCTCACGCTGGAGGACCTGCGCTGGGACGCCGGTGACGGACCGAACCGCGGGCGCCTGCTGACCCAGGCGGCGAGCACGTACAAGCTGCCGAGCTTCTCCGAGATGCCCGAGGAGTTCCACGTCGCGCTGCTGCAGAACGCGGCGGAGGAGGGCGCGGTCTACGGCTCCAAGGCGGTGGGCGAGCCCCCGCTGATGCTGGCCTTCTGCGTCCGGGAGGCGCTGCGGCAGGCCGCGGCGGCGTTCGGGCCGGACGGGACCGGCGTCGAGCTGGCCTCGCCCGCGACCCCGGAAGCGGTGTACTGGGCGGTCCAGGCCGCCCGGGGCGGTGCCGGGCAACGGGTCGGATTCGGTGCGGGAAGCGGTGCCGGGCACGGTACGCGGGCCGGCGCGGAAGCGCTGAGCGGTGCCTGA
- the xdhC gene encoding xanthine dehydrogenase accessory protein XdhC — protein sequence MTWFAAVARLRARREAGVLVTVATVRGHAPRNAGAKLVVGRTETWGSIGGGNVEAVTIDRAREMIAAAAPEPELIDFALNDKVSNRHGVQCCGGTVSVLLEPLPVVRAVAIFGGGHVGLELARILARHDLDLHLIDSRADTLTAQRLAVLDDAVARVRVHHTPLLPEEVLEALPPGTHVLIMTHDHAEDAALCDAALRTGHLGSIGLIGSAAKWSRFRKRLATEGGHDDAVIDRIKTPIGLPDIAGKEPATIAVSVAADLLRTFEAA from the coding sequence ATGACGTGGTTCGCCGCGGTCGCGCGGTTGCGGGCACGCCGGGAGGCCGGCGTGCTCGTGACCGTCGCGACCGTGCGCGGCCACGCCCCGCGCAACGCCGGCGCGAAGCTGGTGGTCGGGCGGACCGAGACCTGGGGCTCGATCGGCGGAGGCAACGTGGAGGCCGTCACGATCGACCGGGCCCGGGAGATGATCGCCGCGGCCGCGCCGGAGCCGGAGCTCATCGACTTCGCCCTGAACGACAAGGTGTCCAACCGCCACGGGGTGCAGTGCTGCGGAGGCACCGTGTCCGTCCTGCTCGAACCCCTCCCGGTGGTGCGGGCGGTGGCGATCTTCGGGGGCGGGCACGTGGGTCTCGAACTGGCCCGGATCCTGGCCCGCCACGACCTGGACCTCCACCTGATCGACAGCCGCGCCGACACCCTCACCGCGCAACGGCTCGCCGTGCTCGACGACGCGGTGGCCCGGGTGCGGGTGCACCACACGCCGCTGCTGCCCGAGGAGGTCCTGGAGGCACTGCCGCCCGGCACCCACGTCCTGATCATGACCCACGACCACGCCGAGGACGCCGCGCTGTGCGACGCCGCTCTGCGCACCGGTCATCTCGGCTCCATCGGGCTGATCGGGTCGGCGGCCAAGTGGTCGCGGTTCCGCAAGCGCCTCGCCACCGAGGGCGGTCATGACGACGCCGTCATCGACCGGATCAAGACGCCGATCGGCCTGCCGGACATCGCGGGAAAGGAGCCCGCCACGATCGCGGTCAGCGTCGCGGCGGATCTGCTGCGCACCTTCGAGGCGGCTTGA
- a CDS encoding TIGR03618 family F420-dependent PPOX class oxidoreductase, with amino-acid sequence MTQTLAPAVRARLLAPNIWYVGTVCLDGAPQVSPMWVDLEGEGKLAFNTSVGRVKEENLRNDPRVYLSHVDAADPYDRVQISGVVSRFVEGEEAHERMDRMAHKYLGCERYPWIMPGERRVAVIVRPVKVRHIVGVERFRPGGPVPAP; translated from the coding sequence ATGACGCAGACTCTCGCCCCCGCTGTCCGCGCCCGGCTCCTCGCCCCCAACATCTGGTACGTCGGCACGGTGTGCCTCGACGGCGCCCCGCAGGTCAGCCCGATGTGGGTGGACCTGGAGGGCGAGGGGAAGCTGGCGTTCAACACGTCCGTGGGCCGGGTGAAGGAGGAGAACCTCCGCAACGACCCCCGCGTCTACCTCTCCCACGTGGACGCCGCCGATCCGTACGACCGCGTGCAGATCAGCGGCGTCGTCTCCCGCTTCGTCGAGGGCGAGGAGGCGCACGAGCGGATGGACCGGATGGCACACAAGTACCTGGGCTGCGAGCGCTATCCGTGGATCATGCCGGGGGAGCGGCGGGTCGCCGTGATCGTGCGGCCGGTCAAGGTGCGCCACATCGTCGGAGTGGAGCGGTTCCGCCCCGGCGGCCCCGTCCCCGCCCCCTGA
- a CDS encoding NADH:flavin oxidoreductase, which translates to MVTRVPRDVPAVPDVPGVAAAPAAPAAPDVLAPARLGPLTLRNRIVKAATFEGATPDGLVTDRLVDYHRGPAAGGVGMTTVAYLAVAPEGRTERRQIWMRPEAVPGLRRLTEAVHAEGAAVAAQIGHAGPVANAASNRRPALAPTRRFSPLGMRTTRAATESDIERIIAAHGEAARLAVDAGFDAVEIHLGHNYFASAFLSPRLNRRRDRYGGSLANRATVARDAARAVRDAVGDRVAVTAKLNMDDGVPGGIWLDESLQLARWLQDDGTVDALELTAGSSLLNPMYLFRGGAPLRDFAATFPRPQRLGVLALGGRFLIEYPYEEAYLLDSARQFRAELDLPLILLGGIADLATARRAMAEGFDFVAMGRALLREPDLVNRYRAGTSSTSLCVHCNRCMPTIYTGTRCVLVDPEPLPRI; encoded by the coding sequence ATGGTCACCCGAGTGCCTCGTGACGTTCCCGCCGTACCCGACGTGCCCGGCGTGGCCGCCGCACCCGCCGCACCCGCCGCACCCGATGTCCTCGCGCCGGCGAGGCTCGGCCCGCTGACCCTGCGCAACCGGATCGTCAAGGCGGCCACGTTCGAAGGCGCCACCCCCGACGGCCTCGTCACCGACCGGCTGGTCGACTACCACCGCGGGCCGGCCGCCGGCGGGGTGGGCATGACGACCGTCGCGTACCTGGCGGTGGCCCCGGAGGGACGGACCGAGCGGCGCCAGATCTGGATGCGGCCCGAGGCCGTTCCGGGGCTGCGCCGGCTGACGGAGGCCGTGCACGCCGAGGGAGCGGCCGTGGCGGCGCAGATCGGGCACGCCGGACCGGTCGCCAACGCCGCCTCCAACCGGCGCCCGGCCCTCGCCCCGACCCGCCGGTTCAGTCCGCTCGGCATGCGGACCACGCGGGCGGCCACCGAGTCCGACATCGAGCGGATCATCGCGGCGCACGGAGAGGCCGCCCGGCTCGCGGTCGACGCGGGCTTCGACGCCGTGGAGATCCATCTGGGGCACAACTACTTCGCGAGCGCGTTCCTGAGCCCCCGGCTGAACCGACGCCGGGACCGGTACGGCGGGAGCCTCGCCAACCGGGCCACCGTCGCTCGGGACGCCGCCCGCGCCGTGCGCGACGCCGTCGGCGACCGCGTCGCCGTCACCGCGAAGCTGAACATGGACGACGGCGTCCCCGGCGGCATCTGGCTCGACGAGAGCCTGCAGCTCGCCCGCTGGCTCCAGGACGACGGCACGGTCGACGCCCTGGAGCTCACCGCCGGCAGCTCCCTGCTCAACCCGATGTACCTCTTCCGCGGCGGCGCGCCCCTACGGGACTTCGCGGCCACCTTCCCGCGGCCCCAGCGCCTCGGCGTGCTGGCGCTGGGCGGACGCTTCCTGATCGAGTACCCCTACGAGGAGGCGTACCTGCTGGACTCGGCCCGGCAGTTCCGCGCGGAACTGGACCTGCCGCTGATCCTGCTCGGCGGCATAGCCGACCTCGCCACCGCGCGGCGTGCCATGGCCGAGGGCTTCGACTTCGTGGCCATGGGGCGCGCCCTGCTCCGCGAGCCCGACCTGGTCAACCGCTACCGGGCCGGTACGAGCAGCACGTCGCTGTGCGTCCACTGCAACCGTTGCATGCCGACGATCTACACGGGCACCCGCTGCGTCCTGGTGGATCCGGAGCCGCTGCCCCGGATCTGA